The DNA region ATTGATTCTCTGGGGGCAGTGGTGCGGGAGTTGGCGGAAAATGCGATTGATGCAGGCGCGACGAGAATTGGTATCGAAATTAATCCTAATCTTTGGAAAATTCGGGTGATTGATAACGGCTGCGGCATGGATCTCGATGATCTCGAACTTTGTGCGACGCCCCATAGCACCAGCAAGATTGGCGATCGCCATGACTTGGCTCACATTGCGAGTTTGGGGTTTCGAGGGGAGGCGCTGTATAGCATTGCGCAAGTGGCAAATCTCAATATTGCGAGTTGTACGGCGGGTGATACAGGTTATTTGCTCAAGGCTTATCAAGAGGACATTTCGACGGCGAGTTTACACCCGATGTCGGTGGGCAGCATCGTTACTGTAGATCGTCTGTTTGAGAATTTTCCGGTACGTCGCAATGCCCTGCCATCTCTGTCACAACAATTGAAAACGATTCAGCAAATTATTCATCATCTGGCGCTGTGCTATCCGCATATCACGTGGCAAGTGGGCAAAAACAATCAGCCATGGTTTCAGGTGTCTGCCGGAGAAACGGCCCTCGATATTCTGCCGCAACTCCTCAAGGCGATCGCCCCTAATGATTTGATTTATCGGCGGTTCACCTCTGCGGAACTAGAGCTTTTGGCACCAGATTGCGCGATTGAATTGGTATTGGGATTGCCAGATCGCTGCCATCGTCATCAACCAGATTGGCTTAAGTTGGCAGTGAATGGTCGCATCGTGAAATTCCCTGTCCTCGAAAACACCATTATCAAAGCGTTTTACCGGACGTTACCGCGCGATCGCCACCCGGTTTGTTTTGCCCATTTGCATCTGCCACCTCACCAAATCGATTGGAATCGTCACCCTGCCAAAAGTGAAATCTATCTGCAACATCAAGATCGTTGGCAGGAGACCATCAAAGAGGCGATCGCCAAGGCATTGCGATTAAGTGAGGCGAGTTTGCCGAAGCTAGAAAATCAGCGGGTTTTGAATCTGATGGTTGCAGCCGAACCTAGAGCTGAATATTCCGTCGCCACAAAGCCAAAAACTGCCGTCGAGACAGAGCCTGAAACGAAGCAATCGACTACTATAAATATCGATTTGAAAGTTATTGGGCAGTCCCGAAATACTTATATTTTGGTGGAGCATGAGGCTGGGATATGGCTCGTCGAACAGCATATTGCCCATGAGCGCGCCCTTTTCGAGCAATTGCAGGAACAGTGGCAAATTATCCCGAATCCTACGCCTATTATTCTCGGGAATCTTACTGCGAAACAACTTGAACAGCTCACCGAAAATCTTGGTCTTAGTCTCGAATCCTTCGGCGAAAATCTCTGGAAAGTGAACACTATTCCAGCAGCCCTGCAAACCTATCCCGACCTCGAAGCGGCTCTCCTTGAATTGGCAGATGGGGGAAATATCGACACAGCGCAAGCGGCGATCGCCTGTCGCACTGCGGTCAAAAATGGCACACCTCTAACCCAAGAAAAAATGCGAGACATTATTCAACAGTGGCAGCAGACAAAAAAT from [Leptolyngbya] sp. PCC 7376 includes:
- the mutL gene encoding DNA mismatch repair endonuclease MutL; protein product: MVKIKPLPNDVVQLIAAGEVIDSLGAVVRELAENAIDAGATRIGIEINPNLWKIRVIDNGCGMDLDDLELCATPHSTSKIGDRHDLAHIASLGFRGEALYSIAQVANLNIASCTAGDTGYLLKAYQEDISTASLHPMSVGSIVTVDRLFENFPVRRNALPSLSQQLKTIQQIIHHLALCYPHITWQVGKNNQPWFQVSAGETALDILPQLLKAIAPNDLIYRRFTSAELELLAPDCAIELVLGLPDRCHRHQPDWLKLAVNGRIVKFPVLENTIIKAFYRTLPRDRHPVCFAHLHLPPHQIDWNRHPAKSEIYLQHQDRWQETIKEAIAKALRLSEASLPKLENQRVLNLMVAAEPRAEYSVATKPKTAVETEPETKQSTTINIDLKVIGQSRNTYILVEHEAGIWLVEQHIAHERALFEQLQEQWQIIPNPTPIILGNLTAKQLEQLTENLGLSLESFGENLWKVNTIPAALQTYPDLEAALLELADGGNIDTAQAAIACRTAVKNGTPLTQEKMRDIIQQWQQTKNPHTCPHGRPIYLSLEETSLYRFFRRHWVLGKSHGITESKPPK